A segment of the Zingiber officinale cultivar Zhangliang chromosome 8B, Zo_v1.1, whole genome shotgun sequence genome:
TGTGTACCAGAGTCCAGGAACAAAGGCTAACGGCTGCAAAGAACTTGCCATTACgaaagcaaaaaataaaaataaggcaGAGGGGAAGAAATACGATCTAATGAAGAGAAAGGTCGCTGGAATGTCGCCGGAGCAAAGAGAAATACCAAAAAAGATCGAAAGTAGACGTGATGGGGAGAAGGCTTACGAGAGAAAGGTCACCGGGACAACCGAGATCACTGAAGAAGAAGCACGGAGCATCGCCGGAGAgcgaagaaaatagaagcagaCTGCTGCTGAGGAACTCGAACGCGAAGTGTGCGAATGAAGCGACGCAGTGGACTTATAAGGATCGGGCTCGGTCAAcctgagccgtccgatctaggtcgcggAAAGCCAAGCCAAGATCTCACCGTCGAATTCAAATCATCAAACGTCACATCACGCCTGTCACGTCAGGCGTGCTGCGGCATTGGGCGTGACATGTGGCGCCTCGCCACAGGTCAGCAATTAAGGCAGGCGTGGGAGCATGCTTAGCCTTAATGAGCGGGGATTTGCAGGAGTTCCAAGAAATCTGGATGACGACAACCTACCTCGCGCTCGCCCGAGGTAGCTGTTTTTACAAGTGCAAACCTTCAACAGGCCGATCAGCAAGGATCGATCCTATCTCGATCAAAGACCACACAGTGACAAAGGCCGATTGGGAGGCAATCAGCTCAcacaattgtccagtcagtcggactacaaccttcttcgactagacttgaggaggagACTTGTGATGGTAATGATGAGGGGTCCTACCctgctgccacggtggaggtcaaagttaggGCAGTCAACGCATATAGGGCATCAGCCGGTCGGGCGAAGCATTCCTCGACCGGGAGAAAGGATCCGACCCGTCGTCGTCAACTTCGACACGGAGCATTCAAACACCCGATGCTCAAGGGAGAATGACgtgcagaagccgagccgagtggctaccccgctcgaccaAGCAGCAGACTCAACATCAGCCGAGCATGCGGACAGTGAGCTTCCGACCGAGCGGATATCCCGCTTGACACAGCGACATATCACGAGGATGGAGGATTCTCGACTGAGTGGCCACCTCGCTTGGACCAACAACAGACAATACACGGGTAGTGGACTTCCGGTCGAGCGGTCATTCCGCTCGGCCCAACAACAGACAATACACGGGCAGTGGACTTCCAGTCGAGCAGTTATCTCGCTCAACCCGACAGCAGACCACACATGAATAGTGGACTTCCGTCCaagcgactatcccgctcggcccaatagTAGACAACACATGGACAGTGGATTTCCGACCGAGCGACTAtttcgctcggccaagcaacagacatAGCAGGATATCTTTCAACATCCTTGGGGGAGCTAGTGCCACTGACAAGCGGTATGGTCAGATAgaaaatcgtacgacggaagcttccattgtcacttcagagatatgttcggcccgttaaggtactttgtcagggatactttattgataagtcttttcagggaaaattTTGAGATGTGTGCCCACCTTGGGAAGTGTGCGCACGCGctataggagctctatataaaaggggggAGTCCAAGCATCAGCGGAGGTACGCGTTATATGCGATAGTTATTGTTGCGCTACAATCTTTTTGCTATTGCGCTTCTTTGTTTCTCTTtcgtcggagactgacttgagcatcgcagGGTCATCGCTCAGACCCCTTGTTGGAGCAattgacctaggttttgatgtgtgtgtcaaagagtttaagttaggctttcatatgtatttgatatgtgtttgagtctagCAGGATTTGGAGAAATACATgtggaacttggtgcggccaagtgtgggaagctcatccaaaggctcagatcgttgagtcggtgaagggtggtgtgaaagacatccgagggaccgcaggacgaggagcaatgaagtggagccgagggaagtggacttcaaggcaacgtgaaggatgacacggagaggagccgcgggctcgggtgcatctgagggacgaaggccgaggaagaggacttcaaaggcgactccggaaaggatgagaggagtgaatgtactaggaccagtcgactggtcatgggaccagtcgactgatccaaattCACAAaatgcacagaatggttctgtgcttATCGGCTAcgggaccagtcaactggtacatagccgttggcaaAATTTGGCTTTCTGCAAAGAGTCGTTGGCTGGGTCCAAtggcacaccagtcgactggtacttggaccagtcgactggtgtcggggtttgagttgatttgtgatcaactctctcctcttatttaaggaatGCTTTGGGGGCTTGAAGAGGGGTACTGGTGTTAATTGTAAACCTTCTtagtcttgcccaaagcttccaagtttaattctcttcctcccaatctaaacttcatcttgtaaagaggaagagatcattttgtgagaggtttgctccaccgagaaggagaagctttagccggagattgccggggactgatccaccgaaggatcaagggctcgtccacctcaaggacacgtcgtggagtaggagcatcatctccgaactacgttacattgagcgtgttagcgtttgtattcttatttgtttTTCATTGCTTTAGCTTTAGcatattccgctgtgcactaaccctcttgtagagAAGAGATCGATTCgagggtgacctagctatccaacccccttcaagccggccactgaTCCTCCAGCACCCCTTTCTTGGCTtggcactgacgctgcttgtgttacAAGTGAGAGCGAAGTCCACAGGTGGTCAACATCCACGTTATcagcatccatctcatcgacttttggACAAATCAACTATAAatactttttaaataattttcaatataaaatatttttaaatattaataaaaataaaaaatgttctgttttaattttgatttgtgCCCAAATAAATGAATACAACTCATCTTGAAATAGGTGGTCGAACAATAAAATAGAAGTGGTAGGattagaattaaattaattatgataaaATTAAAGCTAAGATTAATAATCACTCCTCATATTTACGTATTATGATTCTTACTTATAATTAACCTTATCAAATGAcatattaataattatttttttaaatataatccTAATTTGTATCATCCATGTCAAACGGAACCTGATAGTATTGTCGCCGGGACAGGTGTCCTAATAGTATTGTCCCCGAGACAGGTGTCATGTTCGCCCAGTTtcgttaatttatttttaaacaatAATAGTATTTTTTTAAGGAGTAATTAAAATGGCTAAAGAACAGCCAAACTTTCGTTATCGGAGACAAGACTTGCCTCATCAAAATTATCACTCATTTAAATTGATGCGAGTTTGATCGAAAGAGGCAACACGCCTTTTGACTTTTGTTGTTTGAATAATTGTGGCTCCCATGATTCCATGGTTAAGTTGGTCTatcttataatatatttatagaaatatGCCAAATTTTGATGAAGTCAACAAAAATATCTTTTCATGTTGTGGCACGGATTATTACAGTTAAATTTTACCTaagtaattatattaattttctGCGATGTTTATTTGACTTCGCTCAGGCATATCACTTTGCTAGGACAAATACCCTATAATTTACCCAAAGAAAATATGGGCCACCCTGGAGGGCTGCTAAGGTGCTACAATAAAAGGGACGACACTGATCGACGCCTGTTTCTTACCGTCGTCGCCATGTCGCACAAGAATTTGCTGTgcctcttcctctttctctccctCCGCCGATCTGAACTTGCAGCCTCGAGCAGTGCTGGCAGGGAAGAGTTCGCCTTCAATGGATTCCTGGCGGCGAATCTCACCGTAGACGGGACTGCGGCCATCGTCTCCGGCGGTCTGCTTCAGTTGACCAACAACACGAAGCAGGCGAGGGGCCACGCTTTCCTTCCTCGGCCAATTCACTTCAGAGCCACCTCCAATACCACAGTCTTCTCCTTCTCCACCACCTTCGTCTTCGGCACCACGCTCGAGGACCCCAACCTCGGCGGCCATGGCCTCACCTTCTTAGTCTCCCGCACCAGGGACTTCGCCGGAGCCCTGGGGAGCCAGTACTTCGGCCTCTTCAACCAGAGCAACAATGGAAATTCCAGCAACCatgtcttcgccatcgagctcgACACGCTCTTCAACCCTGAGCTTGGAGATATCGATAACAACCACGTCGGGATCGACATCAACAGTGTGATATCGAACAGCTCGAGCTCTGCCGGTTATTTCTCCGACGGCACTGGTTCCTTCAACAGCATGAGCCTCATCGCTGACCGGGCCATGCAAGTTTGGGTGGAGTATGACGGCCGAGGCATGCGGCTGAACGTCACCATGGCTCCGACTCCGATGTCAAAGCCAAGTACACCTCTCTTGTCGACGGCGGTGGATCTGGCAACGGTGTTCTTGGATGCTATGTACGTCGGCTTCTCCGCCTCCACTGGATCTTTCCGAACGTCGCACTATATTCTCGGCTGGAGTTTCAAACTCGACGGCGCAGCTGAAGCTCTGGACTATTCCCTGCTGCCGTCCATCCCTCGCACCAGAGGCCATGGCCGGTCGAGATTTTTGGAAATCGGACTGCCCTTAATTTCGGCAGCGCTCGTTCTAATAGCCGCCGGCGCCGTCGTGTTCGCCGTGAGGCGAAGGAACAAGTACGCGGAGCTACAGGAGGACTGGGAGAAGGAGTTCGACCCGCATCGGTTTTCCTACAAGGATTTGTTCCATGCCACCCATGGTTTCAGGGAGAAGGATCTGCTTGGCGCTGGCGGATTCGGAAGGGTCTACAAAGGCTTGCTGCCGAAGTCGAAGCTGGAGATCGCCGTCAAAAGAGTGTCCCATGAATCGAGGCAGGGGATGAAGGAATTCATAGCAGAGGTCGTCAGCATGGGCCGCCTCCGCCACCGGAACCTCGTCCAGTTGCTCGGCTACTGCCGGCGCAAGGGGGAGCTGCTCTTGGTCTACGACTACATGCCCAACGGCAGCCTCGACAAGTTCCTTCACGACAAAACCCGGCCTGCTCTCCCATGGCCGGAGCGATTTCAGATAATCAAAGGCGTCGCGTCGGGACTGCTCTACCTGCACGAGGACTGGGAGCAAATCGTAGTCCACAGAGACATCAAGGCCAGCAACGTGCTGCTCGACGGCGAGATGAACGGAAGATTAGGCGACTTTGGCTTGGCGAGGCTGTACGACCACGGAACCGATCCGCTGACCACTCACGTCATGGGAACGATGGGATACCTCGCGCCGGAGCTCGCTCGAACCCGGAAGGCCTCCACCACGGCCGACGTATTCGCTTTCGGGGCCTTCCTCTTGGAGGTCGCATGCGGAAGGAGGCCTGTGGATTTAGCGGCCGATTCCGAGCACCCTGTTTTGCTGGACTGGGTGTCGGAGAGTTGGCGAAAGGGACTGGTGCTGACGACGGCAGACCCGAGGTTGGGGGATGAATTTCCGGCGGAGGAGGTGGAGCTGGTGCTGAAGCTCGGACTGCTGTGCTCGCACCCGCTGCCCGCCGCGCGGCCGAGCATGCGCCGAGTTGTGCAGTACCTGGAGGGGGATCTGACGCCGCCggagcttgagccaactcaccTGAGCTTCACCGGCTTCGTGCCACATAGCAGGAAGAGTTCTAACGGGCATGTCTCCTCGTTTCCATCGTCTTCTCCGGCGGTCACTACAGATAGTATCGTGTCTTCCTCTCTATAGATTATTCTACTGCTTCAACAGGATCGCTTTTTCTCTGGAATCAACTAGCTGAATCAGaattcaagtcaaacttgttATCTGAGTTGTCAAGAGGTTCGAAAGATAAGTCAAACTTGTCGCCATCTTTCGCTATCAGACAAAGAAACTAAGTGCGGTGTCTGGAAAATTAGGAAAGAAATCACTAACCTTGGCCTTGAAGTAATTGATCGATGATTAGTTTCTTCAGGCAATTGCTAAGATCATGTTCCTCAAGGAtttgttcttccttctcctcttcttccaccTCAACCTCGCAGCCTTCGCCGCCGGCgcatctgatgatcagtttaccTTCAACGGATTCGTCGGCGCGAACTTGACTCTCGCCGGCGTCGCGTCGGTAACGCCCGGCGGCCTCCTGGTGCTCACCAACGCAACAAAGGATATCATGGGCCACGCGTTCCGCCCTTCCAAGCTCGACTTCAGAAACCATTCTAATGGTATCTCGGTCCTCTCCTTCTCCACCACTTTTGCTTTCGGCATCGTCTCCGAGGACCCCAATCTCAGCGGCCATGGGATCGCCTTCGTCGTCTCTCCCACGGAGGATTTCTCCCTAGCTACAGGAGGCCAGTACCTGGGCATCCTAAACTTGAGCCACAATGGCAATTCCACCAATCGCGTCTTCGCGATCGAGCTCGACACCATCCTCAACCCTGAATTCAGCGACATCAACGACAACCACGTCGGAATCGACATCAACAGCTTGATGTCCAATTCGTCGTCGCCTGCCGGTTACTACGCCGACGGCAGCGGACTGCACACCAATTTAACGCTCATCAGCGGCCAAAGTCTGCAAGTTTGGGTTGACTATGACGGCGGAGAGATGCAGCTGAATGTCACCTTAGCTCCGATCCCCATGGCCAAACCACAGAAACCTCTCTTGACGGAGCACATTAATCTCTCTTCGATTTTCTCAGACTCCATGTTCGTCGGCTTCTCATCGTCCACCGGCCCTTTCCTAACCCACCACTGCATTCGCGGTTGGAGTTTCAGCACGAACGGCGCAGCTCCAGCTCTGGACTACTCCCTGCTTCCTCCACTCCCTCGTTTACCGTCGACCGGCAGATCAAGAGTCTTGGAGATCGTGCTGCCTCTGGCTTCGGCCGCAGTGGTCCTGATCTTCCTTTGCATCGTTGTGCTCGCCGTGAGACGGAGGATGAAGTATGCAGAGGACCTCGAAGACTGGGAGCTCGAGTACAGTCCTCGCAGGTTCTCGTACAAAGATCTGTACGACGCCACCAATGGCTTCAGGGACAGGGAGCTGCTCGGCGTCGGCGGATTCGGGAGG
Coding sequences within it:
- the LOC122014742 gene encoding L-type lectin-domain containing receptor kinase SIT2-like; the protein is MSHKNLLCLFLFLSLRRSELAASSSAGREEFAFNGFLAANLTVDGTAAIVSGGLLQLTNNTKQARGHAFLPRPIHFRATSNTTVFSFSTTFVFGTTLEDPNLGGHGLTFLVSRTRDFAGALGSQYFGLFNQSNNGNSSNHVFAIELDTLFNPELGDIDNNHVGIDINSVISNSSSSAGYFSDGTGSFNSMSLIADRAMQVWVEYDGRGMRLNVTMAPTPMSKPSTPLLSTAVDLATVFLDAMYVGFSASTGSFRTSHYILGWSFKLDGAAEALDYSLLPSIPRTRGHGRSRFLEIGLPLISAALVLIAAGAVVFAVRRRNKYAELQEDWEKEFDPHRFSYKDLFHATHGFREKDLLGAGGFGRVYKGLLPKSKLEIAVKRVSHESRQGMKEFIAEVVSMGRLRHRNLVQLLGYCRRKGELLLVYDYMPNGSLDKFLHDKTRPALPWPERFQIIKGVASGLLYLHEDWEQIVVHRDIKASNVLLDGEMNGRLGDFGLARLYDHGTDPLTTHVMGTMGYLAPELARTRKASTTADVFAFGAFLLEVACGRRPVDLAADSEHPVLLDWVSESWRKGLVLTTADPRLGDEFPAEEVELVLKLGLLCSHPLPAARPSMRRVVQYLEGDLTPPELEPTHLSFTGFVPHSRKSSNGHVSSFPSSSPAVTTDSIVSSSL
- the LOC122014741 gene encoding L-type lectin-domain containing receptor kinase SIT2-like → MFLKDLFFLLLFFHLNLAAFAAGASDDQFTFNGFVGANLTLAGVASVTPGGLLVLTNATKDIMGHAFRPSKLDFRNHSNGISVLSFSTTFAFGIVSEDPNLSGHGIAFVVSPTEDFSLATGGQYLGILNLSHNGNSTNRVFAIELDTILNPEFSDINDNHVGIDINSLMSNSSSPAGYYADGSGLHTNLTLISGQSLQVWVDYDGGEMQLNVTLAPIPMAKPQKPLLTEHINLSSIFSDSMFVGFSSSTGPFLTHHCIRGWSFSTNGAAPALDYSLLPPLPRLPSTGRSRVLEIVLPLASAAVVLIFLCIVVLAVRRRMKYAEDLEDWELEYSPRRFSYKDLYDATNGFRDRELLGVGGFGRVYKGLLPSSKSEVAVKKVSYESKQGIREFIAEIVSLGRLRHRNIVQLLGYCRRRGELMLVYDYMPNGSLDKLLHGQAKPGLDWATRFRIIRGVAAGLLYLHEDWEQVVVHRDIKASNVLLDDEMNGRLGDFGLARLYDHGTDLQTTSIVGTMGYLAPELARTGRASARTDVFAFGIFALEVSCGRRPVDSGGTGDGDQELVLADWVLEHWRKGSIAAARDPRLEEEFAEEEVELVLKLGLLCAHPLPTRRPSMRQAVRYLEGGAAALPELLLPADMDESFSAGLALLHSDGFDDYVMSYPTMSSLATASTVSVSVP